From Scleropages formosus chromosome 9, fSclFor1.1, whole genome shotgun sequence, one genomic window encodes:
- the LOC108923521 gene encoding cytochrome P450 2J2-like yields MWLYTLLEVLDTKGLLFFFFVFLLIIDFQKSKNPPNFPPGPWGLPFLGNVFNIDIKQPHIYLTKLATVYGDVYSIRLGRGKTVFVTGYKMVKEALVTQAENFVDRPHGPLCERIYSGNGLFFSNSYKWKKQRRFALTTLRNFGLGKKTLESVIVEENRFLQEELEREKGQPLDPHMLLTSAVSNIICHLVFGHRFDYSDDKFQTLLKLLSKTLHLEGSIWAQLYEAFPSAMKVLPGPHNAIFSYNEKLFAFVKEEMEKHKEEWNPSCPRDYIDSFLTEIKNNAEDPAAGFNETNLIFCALDLFLAGTETTSTTLRWALLYMIKYPEIAEKVRAEIDKVIGQLRHPTMADRVNMPYTDAVIHEIQRKGNIVPLGGPKIASKDTNLGGYFIPKGTAVIGNLTSVLFDKSEWEAPEDFNPGHFLDTNGKFVRRDAFLPFSAGRRICLGEQLAKMELFLFFTSLFQKFNFSLLPGVEPSVEGRIGATLTPLPFKICATPR; encoded by the exons ATGTGGCTGTATACCTTATTGGAGGTTTTGGATACAAAGGgattgctgtttttcttctttgtatttcttcttattataGACTTCCAGAAGAGCAAGAACCCCCCTAATTTCCCACCAGGGCCCTGGGGCCTGccatttctgggaaatgtcTTCAACATCGACATTAAACAGCCACACATTTACCTGACCAAG CTTGCCACTGTGTACGGAGATGTCTACAGCATTCGCCTGGGCAGAGGCAAGACGGTGTTTGTGACAGGCTACAAAATGGTTAAGGAAGCATTGGTAACTCAGGCTGAGAATTTTGTGGACAGACCTCACGGTCCCTTGTGTGAAAGAATATATTCAGGAAATG GCTTGTTTTTCAGCAACAGTtacaagtggaaaaaacaaagaagattTGCTCTCACCACCCTCAGAAACTTTGGATTAGGAAAGAAAACCCTTGAGTCAGTCATTGTTGAGGAGAACAGATTCCTCCAAGAAGAGCTAGAACGAGAGAAAG GTCAGCCTCTTGACCCACACATGCTTCTCACCAGTGCTGTGTCCAACATTATATGCCATCTGGTCTTCGGACATAGATTTGATTACAGTGATGACAAATTCCAAACATTGCTGAAGTTGCTGTCTAAAACACTTCACCTGGAAGGTTCTATATGGGCCCAG CTGTATGAGGCCTTTCCTTCTGCGATGAAGGTTCTTCCTGGACCACACAATGCCATCTTCAGTTACAATGAAAAGCTGTTTGCCTTTGTGAAAGAGGAGATGGAGAAACACAAGGAGGAATGGAATCCATCATGCCCCCGAGATTACATTGACTCCTTCTTGACTgagataaaaaat AATGCTGAGGACCCTGCAGCTGGATTCAATGAGACCAACTTGATCTTCTGTGCTTTAGACTTGTTTCTGGCTGGTACTGAGACCACATCCACCACTCTGCGCTGGGCCCTACTATATATGATCAAATACCCAGAGATAGCAG AAAAGGTCCGGGCTGAAATAGACAAAGTTATAGGACAGTTACGCCACCCCACCATGGCTGACAGAGTAAATATGCCCTACACTGATGCCGTTATCCATGAAATCCAGAGGAAGGGAAATATCGTACCACTTGGTGGTCCGAAGATAGCCAGCAAAGATACCAACCTGGGAGGATACTTCATTCCAAAG GGGACAGCAGTGATTGGAAACTTGACTTCAGTGCTGTTTGACAAGAGTGAATGGGAGGCTCCTGAAGACTTCAACCCTGGGCATTTCCTAGACACCAATGGTAAATTTGTGAGACGGGATGCATTCTTGCCCTTTTCAGCAG GGAGGAGGATTTGCCTAGGAGAGCAACTCGCAAAAATGGAGTTGTTTCTATTCTTCACCTCCCTTTTCCAGAAATTCAACTTCTCCCTTCTCCCAGGAGTGGAGCCGAGTGTCGAAGGGC
- the LOC108923515 gene encoding cytochrome P450 2J2-like: MTVNSVLELLDIKSFLLFVSVFLLLTEILKNKNPPNFPPGPLPLPVLGNIFTGLDIKTVNKLVEKNGNIFSLRKYNEKIVYVSGYKMVKEVLVNQGENFVGRPHIPLFHKIFQSIGLLFSNGHLWKKQKKFTSTHFKSFAEGKKTIELYIQQECNFLCQAIAEEQGGPFDPKFTINNAVSNVMFSLMFGRRYDYNNEHFKNILRWDTECFVLSGKRCSMLYNEFPRLFEFLPGPHHTIHSNYKKIVKFLREEIERHKKEWDPSDPRDFVDAYLGEMEKMKNDPEAGFNIETLTICILDLFEAGTESAAITLCWGLLFILKNPEVQKKVQAEIDRVVGQSRQPTMADKVNMPYCDAVIHEIQRKADILPLGVPRMATKDTTLGGYFIPKGTSITSNLSSVLNDKSEWETPDIFNPGHFLNSEGKFRRRDAFYPFSVGMRGCLGEMQARMELFLFFTSLFQRFTFSSPPGVEPDLEGVLGFTHAPKPFKICVKAR; the protein is encoded by the exons ATGACTGTAAACTCAGTTTTGGAGTTGCTAGATATCAAGAGCTTTCtgctctttgtgtctgtgttcctGCTTCTGACTGAAATCCTGAAGAATAAAAATCCACCAAATTTTCCACCAGGACCTTTGCCTCTGCCTGTTTTGGGAAACATCTTCACTGGCCTTGACATTAAGACTGTGAATAAG cttGTTGAAAAAAATGGGAACATTTTCAGTCTAAGGAAGTACAATGAGAAGATTGTCTACGTGTCAGGGTATAAAATGGTGAAAGAAGTTTTAGTCAATCAAGGAGAAAACTTTGTTGGCCGTCCACATATCCCTTTGTTCcataaaatttttcaaagcatTG GTCTGCTGTTTAGCAATGGCCACTTGTGGAAGAAGCAAAAGAAGTTTACAAGTACCCACTTTAAGTCCTTCGCAGAAGGAAAGAAGACAATAGAGTTATACATTCAACAGGAGTGTAATTTCTTGTGTCAAGCCATAGCAGAGGAGCAGG GTGGACCATTTGACCCAAAATTCACAATAAACAATGCAGTTTCTAACGTGATGTTTAGTCTAATGTTTGGCCGTCGTTATGATTACAACAatgaacatttcaaaaatattctACGGTGGGATACTGAATGCTTTGTTTTATCGGGTAAACGTTGTTCAATG CTTTATAACGAATTTCCAAGACTATTTGAGTTCCTACCTGGACCTCATCATACCATTCATTCcaattataaaaaaattgttaaattccTGAGAGAAGAAAtagaaagacacaaaaaggaATGGGATCCATCAGATCCTCGTGACTTTGTGGATGCCTATTTaggagagatggagaag ATGAAGAATGACCCTGAGGCTGGATTCAATATAGAGACCCTGACAATATGTATTCTGGACTTGTTTGAGGCTGGAACAGAGTCAGCAGCAATAACCCTCTGCTGGGGCCTCCTCTTCATCCTAAAGAATCCAGAAGTGCAAA AAAAAGTCCAGGCAGAGATAGACAGAGTGGTTGGACAGTCACGCCAACCCACCATGGCTGACAAAGTCAACATGCCCTACTGTGATGCTGTCATCCATGAAATTCAAAGGAAGGCTGACATTTTGCCTCTTGGGGTCCCCAGAATGGCCACCAAAGACACCACGTTGGGAGGATACTTTATACCAAAG GGAACTTCTATAACCAGCAATCTGTCCTCGGTATTGAATGACAAGAGTGAGTGGGAAACACCAGACATCTTCAACCCTGGACACTTTCTAAATTCAGAAGGGAAATTTCGCAGAAGAGATGCATTCTACCCATTTTCAGTAG GAATGAGAGGATGTCTTGGGGAGATGCAGGCTCGTATGGAGTTGTTCCTGTTCTTCACCTCACTGTTTCAGCGGTTCACGTTCTCTTCACCTCCTGGTGTAGAGCCTGACCTGGAAGGTGTGCTTGGGTTCACTCATGCCCCAAAGCCTTTCAAGATATGTGTTAAGGCTCGCTGA
- the LOC108923516 gene encoding cytochrome P450 2J2-like isoform X1: MTVNSVLELLDIKSFLLFVSVFLLLTEILKNKNPPNFPPGPLPLPVLGNIFTGLDIKTVNKLAEKYGNIFSVRKSNEKIVFLSGYKMVKEALVSQGENFVDRPDIPLFNKVFKGIGLILSNGYMWKKHRKFASTHFKSFAEGKKTIEFYIQQECNFLCQAIAEEQGGPFDPKFTINNAVSNVMFSLMFGRRYDYNNEHFRNILHWDSECVALSGSNRAMLYNECPRLFEYLPGPHHTIFSNYKKIVKFLREEIERHKKEWNPSDPRDFVDAYLGEMEKMKNDPEAGFNIETLTICTLDLFEAGTESAAVTLCWGLLFMLKYPEVQKKVQAEIDRVVGQSRQPTMADKVNMPYCDAVVHEIQRKADIVPLGFPKMATKDTTLGGYFIPKGTSITSNLSSVLNDKSEWETPDIFNPGHFLNSEGKFRRRDAFYPFSVGMRGCLGEMQARMELFLFFTSLFQRFTFSSPPGVEPDLEGVLGFTHAPKPFKICVKAR; this comes from the exons ATGACTGTGAACTCAGTTTTGGAGTTGCTAGATATCAAGAGCTTTCtgctctttgtgtctgtgttcctGCTTCTGACTGAAATCCTGAAGAATAAAAATCCACCAAATTTTCCACCAGGACCTTTGCCTCTGCCTGTTTTGGGAAACATCTTCACTGGCCTTGACATTAAGACTGTGAATAAG cttGCTGAAAAATATGGGAACATTTTCAGTGTGAGGAAGAGCAATGAGAAGATTGTGTTCCTCTCAGGATATAAAATGGTGAAAGAAGCTTTAGTCAGTCAAGGAGAAAATTTTGTTGACCGTCCAGATATCCCTTTGttcaataaagtttttaaaggcATTG GTTTGATTTTAAGTAATGGTTACATGTGGAAGAAGCATAGGAAGTTTGCAAGTACTCACTTTAAGTCCTTCGCAGAGGGAAAGAAGACAATAGAGTTCTACATTCAACAGGAGTGTAATTTCTTGTGTCAAGCCATAGCAGAGGAGCAGG GTGGACCATTTGACCCAAAATTCACAATAAACAATGCAGTTTCTAACGTGATGTTTAGTCTAATGTTTGGCCGTCGTTATGATTACAACAAtgaacatttcagaaatattcTGCACTGGGATAGTGAATGTGTTGCTTTATCAGGCAGCAATCGTGCAATG CTTTATAATGAATGTCCAAGATTATTTGAGTACCTACCTGGACCTCATCACACCATTTTTTCcaattataaaaaaattgttaaattccTGAGAGAAGAAATAGAAAGGCATAAGAAGGAATGGAATCCATCAGATCCTCGTGACTTTGTGGATGCCTATTTaggagagatggagaag ATGAAGAATGACCCTGAGGCTGGATTTAATATAGAGACCCTGACAATATGTACTCTGGACCTGTTTGAGGCTGGAACAGAGTCAGCAGCCGTAACCCTGTGCTGGGGTCTCCTCTTCATGTTAAAGTACCCAGAAGTGCAAA AAAAAGTCCAGGCAGAGATAGACAGAGTGGTTGGACAGTCACGCCAACCCACCATGGCTGACAAAGTCAACATGCCCTACTGTGATGCTGTTGTCCATGAAATTCAAAGAAAGGCTGACATTGTACCTCTTGGGTTCCCCAAAATGGCCACCAAAGACACCACGTTGGGAGGATACTTTATACCAAAG GGAACTTCTATAACCAGCAATCTGTCCTCGGTATTGAATGACAAGAGTGAGTGGGAAACACCAGACATCTTCAACCCTGGACACTTTCTAAATTCAGAAGGGAAATTTCGCAGAAGAGATGCATTCTATCCATTTTCAGTAG GAATGAGAGGATGTCTTGGGGAGATGCAGGCTCGTATGGAGTTGTTCCTGTTCTTCACCTCACTGTTTCAGCGGTTCACGTTCTCTTCACCTCCTGGTGTAGAGCCTGACCTGGAAGGTGTGCTTGGGTTCACTCATGCCCCAAAGCCTTTCAAGATATGTGTTAAGGCTCGCTGA
- the LOC108923516 gene encoding cytochrome P450 2J2-like isoform X2, which translates to MVKEALVSQGENFVDRPDIPLFNKVFKGIGLILSNGYMWKKHRKFASTHFKSFAEGKKTIEFYIQQECNFLCQAIAEEQGGPFDPKFTINNAVSNVMFSLMFGRRYDYNNEHFRNILHWDSECVALSGSNRAMLYNECPRLFEYLPGPHHTIFSNYKKIVKFLREEIERHKKEWNPSDPRDFVDAYLGEMEKMKNDPEAGFNIETLTICTLDLFEAGTESAAVTLCWGLLFMLKYPEVQKKVQAEIDRVVGQSRQPTMADKVNMPYCDAVVHEIQRKADIVPLGFPKMATKDTTLGGYFIPKGTSITSNLSSVLNDKSEWETPDIFNPGHFLNSEGKFRRRDAFYPFSVGMRGCLGEMQARMELFLFFTSLFQRFTFSSPPGVEPDLEGVLGFTHAPKPFKICVKAR; encoded by the exons ATGGTGAAAGAAGCTTTAGTCAGTCAAGGAGAAAATTTTGTTGACCGTCCAGATATCCCTTTGttcaataaagtttttaaaggcATTG GTTTGATTTTAAGTAATGGTTACATGTGGAAGAAGCATAGGAAGTTTGCAAGTACTCACTTTAAGTCCTTCGCAGAGGGAAAGAAGACAATAGAGTTCTACATTCAACAGGAGTGTAATTTCTTGTGTCAAGCCATAGCAGAGGAGCAGG GTGGACCATTTGACCCAAAATTCACAATAAACAATGCAGTTTCTAACGTGATGTTTAGTCTAATGTTTGGCCGTCGTTATGATTACAACAAtgaacatttcagaaatattcTGCACTGGGATAGTGAATGTGTTGCTTTATCAGGCAGCAATCGTGCAATG CTTTATAATGAATGTCCAAGATTATTTGAGTACCTACCTGGACCTCATCACACCATTTTTTCcaattataaaaaaattgttaaattccTGAGAGAAGAAATAGAAAGGCATAAGAAGGAATGGAATCCATCAGATCCTCGTGACTTTGTGGATGCCTATTTaggagagatggagaag ATGAAGAATGACCCTGAGGCTGGATTTAATATAGAGACCCTGACAATATGTACTCTGGACCTGTTTGAGGCTGGAACAGAGTCAGCAGCCGTAACCCTGTGCTGGGGTCTCCTCTTCATGTTAAAGTACCCAGAAGTGCAAA AAAAAGTCCAGGCAGAGATAGACAGAGTGGTTGGACAGTCACGCCAACCCACCATGGCTGACAAAGTCAACATGCCCTACTGTGATGCTGTTGTCCATGAAATTCAAAGAAAGGCTGACATTGTACCTCTTGGGTTCCCCAAAATGGCCACCAAAGACACCACGTTGGGAGGATACTTTATACCAAAG GGAACTTCTATAACCAGCAATCTGTCCTCGGTATTGAATGACAAGAGTGAGTGGGAAACACCAGACATCTTCAACCCTGGACACTTTCTAAATTCAGAAGGGAAATTTCGCAGAAGAGATGCATTCTATCCATTTTCAGTAG GAATGAGAGGATGTCTTGGGGAGATGCAGGCTCGTATGGAGTTGTTCCTGTTCTTCACCTCACTGTTTCAGCGGTTCACGTTCTCTTCACCTCCTGGTGTAGAGCCTGACCTGGAAGGTGTGCTTGGGTTCACTCATGCCCCAAAGCCTTTCAAGATATGTGTTAAGGCTCGCTGA
- the LOC108923502 gene encoding cytochrome P450 2J2-like, which produces MAVNSLLECLDIKSFLLFVTVFLLLTEILKNKNPPNFPPGPWPLPFLGNVFIVQDPETMAKLGQQYGNIFSLRKRSEKNVFVLGYKMVKETLVNKGENFVDRPSEPLFSEAYKVIGLIGSNGHMWKKHRRFANTYFKSFGEGRKTIELYIQQECNFLCHAIEERGKLCDLQFLINNAVSNVICTLVFGHRYDYSDADFQELLRLEAECIHLVGTTHAQLYNDFPRLMKFLPGPHQIIFSNYTKIIDFLRKEIEKHKKDWDPSDPRDFVDAYIGKIEEMKDDPEAGFNLETLTICIVDLFEAGTESSSTTLRWGLLFMMKYPDVQKKVQAEIDRVIGQSRLPTIADRVKMPYTDAVVHEIQRKADILPLGFPKIASKDTSIGGYFIPKGTIVTANLTSVLNDKNEWETPGSFNPGHFLDSQGQFRRRDAFYPFSAGMRVCLGEQMARMELFLFFTSLLQRFTFSPPPGVEPDLEGVLGFTYAPKPFKMCILPR; this is translated from the exons ATGGCTGTAAACTCACTTTTGGAGTGTCTAGACATTAAGAGCTTTCTGCTTTTTGTGACTGTCTTCCTGTTGCTCACTGAAATCCTCAAGAATAAAAATCCTCCAAATTTTCCCCCAGGACCTTGGCCTCTGCCTTTCTTGGGAAATGTCTTCATTGTGCAGGATCCAGAGACAATGgctaag cttgGTCAACAATACGGCAATATTTTCAGTCTTAGGAAGAGGAGTGaaaagaatgtgtttgtgttagGGTATAAAATGGTCAAAGAAACTTTAGTTAACAAAGGAGAGAATTTTGTTGACCGTCCAAGCGAGCCTCTATTCAGTGAAGCTTATAAAGTTATTG GCCTGATTGGAAGCAATGGCCACATGTGGAAGAAACACAGGAGGTTTGCAAACACTTACTTTAAGTCCTTTGGAGAGGGAAGGAAGACGATTGAGTTATATATTCAACAGGAGTGTAACTTCCTTTGTCACGCCATAGAAGAACGGG GAAAGCTCTGTGACCTTCAGTTCTTAATAAATAATGCGGTCAGCAACGTCATATGCACTCTGGTGTTTGGTCATCGTTATGACTACAGTGATGCAGACTTTCAGGAGCTTCTACGTTTGGAAGCTGAATGCATCCACTTAGTAGGCACTACCCATGCTCAG CTGTATAATGATTTCCCAAGACTGATGAAATTTCTACCTGGACCTcatcaaataattttttctaaCTATACTAAAATTATTGACTTCCTGAGAAAAGAAATAGAGAAACATAAAAAGGACTGGGATCCATCAGATCCTCGCGACTTTGTGGACGCTTACATAGGAAAGATAGAGGAG ATGAAGGATGACCCTGAGGCTGGATTCAATTTGGAGACCCTGACAATATGCATTGTGGACCTCTTTGAGGCTGGAACAGAGTCCTCGTCCACAACCTTACGATGGGGTCTCCTCTTCATGATGAAATACCCAGATGTACAAA AAAAGGTCCAGGCTGAAATAGATAGAGTCATTGGACAGTCACGTCTACCCACTATAGCAGACAGAGTCAAAATGCCCTACACTGATGCTGTAGTCCATGAAATACAGAGAAAGGCTGATATTTTGCCTCTTGGTTTCCCCAAAATCGCCAGCAAGGACACATCAATTGGTGGATACTTCATACCAAAA GGAACTATAGTGACTGCTAATCTCACTTCTGtgctgaatgacaaaaatgAGTGGGAAACACCAGGTAGCTTCAACCCTGGACATTTCCTGGATTCACAGGGACAGTTTCGGAGAAGAGATGCATTCTATCCATTCTCAGCAG GAATGAGGGTGTGTCTTGGAGAACAAATGGCTCGTATGGAGTTGTTCCTATTCTTCACCTCACTGCTCCAGCGGTTCACTTTTTCTCCACCTCCTGGGGTAGAGCCTGACCTGGAGGGTGTGCTTGGGTTCACTTATGCCCCAAAGCCTTTCAAAATGTGTATTCTGCCTCGCTGA